From a single Agrobacterium tumefaciens genomic region:
- a CDS encoding DUF3309 family protein, with protein sequence MLGTILVILLILFLIGALPSWGYHNYGYGPSGGLGLVLVIVLILVLLGRI encoded by the coding sequence ATGCTCGGCACCATCCTCGTCATCCTGCTTATTCTGTTCCTGATCGGCGCGCTACCAAGCTGGGGTTATCATAATTACGGTTATGGCCCGTCGGGCGGTCTCGGACTGGTTCTGGTCATCGTCCTGATCCTGGTTCTGCTTGGGCGCATCTGA